The Coregonus clupeaformis isolate EN_2021a chromosome 13, ASM2061545v1, whole genome shotgun sequence genome includes a region encoding these proteins:
- the LOC121579349 gene encoding protein yippee-like 1 — protein sequence MTRSKTFQAYLPNCHRTYSCIHCRAHLANHDELISKSFQGSQGRAYLFNSVVNVGCGPAEERVLLTGLHAVADIYCENCKTTLGWKYEHAFESSQKYKEGKFIIELAHMIKDNGWD from the exons ATGACGCGCTCCAAGACCTTCCAGGCCTACCTGCCCAACTGCCACCGTACCTACAGCTGCATCCACTGTCGAGCACACCTGGCCAACCATGACGAGCTCATCTCCAAG TCCTTCCAAGGAAGTCAAGGCCGAGCGTACCTCTTCAACTCAGT gGTGAACGTGGGGTGTGGACCAGCAGAAGAGAGGGTGTTGTTGACAGGGCTTCACGCGGTGGCTGATATCTACTGTGAAAACTGTAAAACCACGCTGGGCTGGAAATAC gagcaTGCCTTTGAGAGCAGTCAGAAGTACAAGGAGGGGAAGTTCATTATCGAGCTGGCCCACATGATCAAGGACAATGGATGGGACTGA